From the genome of Methylocystis echinoides:
CGCGGCGTCGCCGCCACGCCGATATCGGCGTTCGGCCAGCGTTCGAACCATGCGGCGATATCCTGCTCGGAAGGGCGGCTGTCTTGCAGATTGGTGCATGGGATCAGAGGGCGCTTGTCATCAGTGGGCGCTTGTCGTGGGGCCGCACAGGCAGAACCGACCATCCTCGGCGCAGATAAAGCCGGGCCGCCTCATTTAATGGCGCCTTCCCCTCCAATGGTCCAAGCCTTCGGCTGTGACGAAAACGCTGGAACCCGAGCCCTCTTTCCTCATTGCGCACTTTAGCAGAAACTCTCCGAAGAACGCACCCGCTGATTCGAGGACCGCAGCCATGGCCGATACGTCGAAAGCATGGGTCTGGAGCCAATATCGCGCCGTCGCCGGCGAGGATAAGGCGACCGCCAATCCTCTGCCGCTGTTCGGAAATTCGTCGACCGAGGGGGCAGGCCTATCGGGAAGAACGCGGCGTGGCGCTGCGTTGGCCCTCGCCATGATCATCGGGCTCTTCTTCCCCAAGATCGCCTTTCTGCTTCTCGTCCTGGCCGTGTTGCTGATCCTCTCGGGCCTGGAGCCGACGCGCTTTCAGGCTTTCATGGAGACTGTGCCGGGCGGGAGCGTTCTGCTCAAGGTCTTGGGGATGCTGGACGCTTTGCTCGGATAAGCTGCGCTCGGCACCCTTGCTACACGGTCGCCGCCATGCCGAAGCCGTCGACGCCGGCGAGTTCGCTTTCGTCGGCCGGCGTCTGCCAGAGGCGGTCGACCCGGGCCCCCCAGGGCCCCCGTCGCGCGGCCTCCAGAAATGCGCTGATCGCCGCATCGGAGCCGGCGGCCAGCGCCTCGACCGAGCCATCCGCCCGGTTGCGGGCCCAGCCGTCGAGGCCCAGCGCATTCCCCTCCCGGATCAGAAAGGCGCGGAAACCCACGCCCTGGACGCGCCCCGCCACGAAAAAGCGAACGACGCGACGGCTCATGGAACCGCGACATTGTCGATGAGCCGCGTGGCGCCGAGACGCGCCGCGGCCAGGATGCGGATCGGCCCGTCGGAAGGCGCCGCGACGCTGGCCAGCGTCTCGGCGTGACGCGCTTCCACATAATCGATTTCGAAGCCGGCGGCGGCCACCGCCTCGCGCGCCTCCGCCATTACGAGGCGGATCGCCGTGCCCTCGGCGATGCGTCTGGCCGCCACGGACATCGCGCGATGCAGCGCGGGGGCGCGGGCGCGATCCTCCGCCGACAGATAAACGTTGCGCGACGACATCGCGAGGCCGTCCGGATCGCGCAGCGTCGCGCTGCCGAGAATGCGCGTCGGAATGTCGAGATCGCGCGCCAGGGCGCGGATGACGAGCAACTGCTGGTAATCCTTCTCACCAAAGACCGCGACATCCGCCTGCGCCTGATTGAGCAGCTTCGCCACAACCGTGGCGACGCCCGCGAAATGCGCGGGGCGGAAGCGATCCTCGAGATCGGCCTTGGCGGGGCCGTCGAGCGAGACCGTCGTGCAAAAGCCTTGCGGATACATTTCCTCCACCGCCGGCGCGAAGACGAGATCGGCCGCGACGCTCTCGAGCTTCTCCCGATCGGCGGCGAGCGTGCGCGGATAGCGGGCGAAGTCCTCGTTTGGCCCGAACTGCGTCGGGTTGACGAAGACGGTCGCGATCACCCGATCGGCGTGGCGGCGCGCCGCCTCGACGAGCGAGAGATGGCCCGCGTGCAGCGCGCCCATCGTCGGAACGAGCCCGATCCGCTCGCCGCTCGCGCGCTGCGCCCGCACGAACGCGCGCATCTCCTCGATCGTGTGAACGACAGGAACCTCGAAGCTCATCCGCGCGGGCCTTTCCGTTGTTCCGCCAGGAGATGGGAGAGAGAGCCGACATAGGCGGGCGGCAGCTCCAGCGCCTGCGCCGCGGCGACAATGTCGGCGAGATAGCCGGGCCAGGCGGCGCCCTGATTCGGCGCGGCCCCGATATACACCAGCGCCGGCGCGGAGCCGAAGGGCTCGCGCAGGACCGGGATGATCCGCTTGGCGTAGAGCCCCTGCCCCACCTGCTCGTAACGGTCGAGCGCCGTCACGTCGGAGACCGGAACGTCCCACAGCGCCCCGTGGACCGTGGCGCGGGGATCCGGCGCGACGCTGGCGAAGCCTGAAGGGAGAATAACGAAGCGCCAGCGCGGCAGCCGCGCCCGCCCCACGAGCCTGGAGCGCGGGCAGCGCCGGGCCATGGCGGCGGCCTCCATATTGGAGCCATAGGCAAAATGAAGCGGCACGGTCAGACCCTCTCGCGCGACGGCGCAAGCGTGCTATATCACGACCGCAAGGAAGGGTGGCCGAGTGGTTTAAGGCAGCGGTCTTGAAAACCGCCGTGGGGGCAACTCCACCGTGGGTTCGAATCCCACCTCTTCCGCCATCAGAAGAGAATCTTTCTTCATCGAATGGGGCATGGTCAGCCCCGGACGCGCGCAAAGGAAGGACGAGGGCTCTCTTGCGGGTGATGGCTCTTCGGCCCCGGCCCGCCGAACTTCCCTGCATCTTCTGGAAAGCAGTTCGGGGTGGCCTTGCTCAACGCGGCGACGCGCCCCCGCCCTCCCCGCTCAGGCCAAATTGCCCGAGATTCTTGCGAACGTCCCCGAAAGTTTGCTTCCGACAGATCTCGCTGCCGAGATTGTCGCGATGGCGATGAGCGAGGCGATCAAACCATATTCAATCGCAACCGCTCCTGTTTCATCATTCATAAAATTTACGAGCACTTGCACGCTGGACCTCCGACTTTTTACGCAAGGCCAAGGTAGATTGCCCAGAACAAATAGAAAAATAGGATATATGAATATGACGCATCCGTTTTTTCGATCGCATCGCGCGCCACAGCCGAATGGCGTCAGCGCCGCACCCTCGCGCCGAGGCGCCTGGCTTTTGTCCAGGCGCCGCCGCTCCTTGTCATAGGTCCCTCAGGCCATGAGCTTCTCGCGGTCGTTGCCAAACCAATGCCGCTCACATGAGCGCGCGGGCCACGCCGACCGAGGGACCTCATTTGCATGTACCGGGGCGGACCTGATCCTTCAGCACGTCGACGTTGGTCACATTGACGTTCCCTGCAGGCAGATATCTGCAGACCCATTGCGTGCCATTGTGCACGATCCCGTTGCTGTCGGTGATGTCGCAATCCGCGCGTCCGCATCCAAGCTGGCAGGAGTCCTTCCAGACGACCTGCGTAAAGTGACCGTTCACGTCCTTGCATTCCGAAGTGGAGCCGCCTTTGAACACGGGATTGTTGAAATCGTAGTTCTTGTTTTCACAATACCACGTCGTCTCGAAGGCCTCTCTGTCGGTTAACGCCGGCAACACGGGCGCGCCATTGACCTCTTTCCAGGCGGCGGCAAGGTTCTCTCCAGTTGAACCATGCACGCCGAGGCGGCATTTCTCCGCATAGGCTTGAGCCTGCTGGGCGAGTTCAGCCGACCATTTGAGCGGCGCGACGCAATGTTGGGCGCGTCGCTCATTATGCGCGCGAAGCATGTCGACCCATTGGTTTGGAGCCGGATCCTCTTTCAGTCCCGCGCACTGTTCCGGCGGCGGTTCCGGCGTGGAGGGCGCAATTTCCGGAAGCGCTCCGCAAATCATGCCGATCGCGTCGATGAAGAGTCCGGCGCGTCCCTGAATTCCTGTTATGGCTTCGCCGTTGCGACAAAGTTGATAATGGTCGGGGAATATGCTTGCGGGCGATCCAACGATGATCGACCGATAGGAGCCGTTGTACGGCGACCTGCATCCGAAATCGATCTCTTTGACGAATTTGTTCGACGAGTTGAGAAGCACCGCGGCGCCGGTGATCACCTGATTCAAGTTACAGGTTTCGATGCGCGAGACATTGCCGCCATTTCCACCGAACGCCGGGCCGATCGGATCGTAATCCAATCCTAAAGGACCGATTTTGGCGCAAATGACGGCGATCTGATCCAACCAGGATCCTGCCCGGTATTTCGCCCCAACCATGAAGTGTCCCGCGGGGCAGTCGAAACGAAAGGCGCCGCCGCCGGGGCCTCCGTAGAGAGGAAATTCTTGCGCCGCTCTGACGGGCGAAGCTGAGAGCAAAGAAAGACAAAGCGCGCCGAAGATAACCCCTCCGGCGCGCTGATTGAGCCACTTGAGGATTTTGCTGAATGCGGTTGAGCGCATGGACGGGCGTCCCAGTCTCAGTGAGAAATGATTCTAGCGTCAATCTTTCAGAAACGCTGGCGCAGTGATTTCGTTCCAGACCAGCGACCCCCCATCTGCGTCCGGGCTTTACTTTGTTTTCTGAATCATGCTCTCGAGTCGATTGCCGGCGGCGCGATGGGTCAGGATCTGTCTGATTTTATCAAAGATAATGACGGCCGCGTCCTCAGGGGGCGTCCCTTGCTGATAGATATTCGAAATCACCGTATACTCGTAACGCGCAGCCTTATTGGACCTGGCCGGGTCTTCCGGCTCGACGCGAAAAGCGAGATAGGCGGACATGCTCCGCGACGCCATGCCGTCGCCTCCAGGTCGTTCGCCGATGAGCGTGACGACGAGTTGCGGCTTCAGCGCGTTCCCGATTGCTTCTGCGAGCTTGACGCGGCCGTTGCGGGCGAGAAATGGCTCGCCGACGGTGACCTTCGCTCGCGAAAGCTCGGACAGGAGCGGCGGAAGAAGCCTCGGGATGTTGTGATGGATGGCTTCCGCGCTCAGTCCATCGGAAATGAGGATCTGAACGTCGCGACCCTCGGGCGTCAGCATCGCGAGCGCACGCGCGTCGAGAGTGGCGCCGAGTTCGGGATTATTCAAATGTTCAAGCTTCGTGGCGGCGGCGGTGTCGATGCGGCGAAGCGTGATCGGGCCGAGCTTCTCTTCTGACAATTCTGCATAAATCGACTCCCGCCCGAGGGCGAGATTGGCGCGCGTTCGACGTGAGACGTCATTGGAGGGCCGAGCGCCGGCATTGTCCCAGCCATAGGCCGCCGGCAGTTTTTTGCATCGTCTTTCGAACGCTCGCCCGTCGCTGAAAATGCGTGGATCGCCCCAGTTCGGGCCCCGCCGAAGAGCGCCCGTTTCATCCCTTTGAAAGATCCCGCGGTCGACCGCCCAGATCGCAAATTCCGGCGCAGTCGTGCGTTCGAAGATTTCTCTCAGCGTCTGGTCGTCGTGCCCGGACGTATCGAAATAGGCGAGCATGCGATCGACGCCGAGATAGACGTCCATGAAGTAATTGGCCCCCGCCGCCGTCAGCAGCGCCGTCGCGACCTGCTGGCCTTCGGTCGTTATTTCCGAGTGGAGCGTATAGCAGGGCGCCATGCCCATCGGCAGACCGAGGAGCTTGCCCATGAAATGATCCTGCAAATTCGACAGGATCATCTCCATGTTGGTTCGGTGTGTCTCAGGGCCGATGAAGCCTGTGACATTGTTGACCATGAAGGGATCATAGCGCCGCGCGAGGCCATAGCAGAGCGCCTCCGCGGTGGTCATGTCGACGCCATTATGTTTTCCGTAAGTGACTTCGCTTCCCTGCCCGGTTTCGAAATACATGAATTGTCTTGCGTCGCGACCGAGCGCGCCGCGTTCCGACATGACCGTGTAGGCATGGTCGAGAAGCGCGATCGTGCAGTCGAATTCCTCCGACAAGGTGCGCTCCGTTCCCGCCAGACTTTGAAACATGATTTCCACGGGCGCGCCATTTTCAAGGCAGGCGAGTTGCGTGCGAATGTGGGAAAGCACGCATATTTGCGTCGGCGCTCCGGCATGGCGTCTCACGGCGTCGATGTGCGTCAGCAGCCTTGTCGTGTTTTCCACCGTATCGATCGCCGGGTTGACGCCAATCAGAGCGTCGCCGGCCCCGAGACTGAGACCCGTGTGAATAAGCAAGGCGATGGCGTCGAGGTCGTCCGTCGGATCGTTGGGCTGAAGCCGGGAGGAAAGCGTATTTGGTAGTCCGACCGTTGTTCGCGCGGTTGCAGAGCACGACAGCTTTTTGCTGGCATAGATGAGCTCATGCACGTCCATGATTTTCGCGATCGCCGCCGCCATCACGCCGGTGACCCCTTGGCCCAAGCGCTTTACGACGGCGGCGTCGCCGCCAAGGATGGCGTCCTTCGCCGCGCCGACGGTCAAGGACGCGATCTCTCGGAACACAGTTAGGTCGATATCGTAATTGACCCGCATGACCTCGTCGACGACGCCATCGCCATCGCCATCGTCGAGAGGGGAATTGTAAATATGTTGCAAGGTCAAGCTGGAGAGAATGCGTCGCGCCGCCTCTCTCTCGAGATCGCTTGTCGCGGCCAGGCCGGCCAATCGATCTCCGGCCTTGTCGTAATCGGCAGCGCCGAGTAGGCGCTTCAGCCCTTTGAAAACGAACTTGCGATCGAAGAGCGTCGCCTCGAACGTCTCTATCGGACGAGGGTCCGGTATAGCAATCTTGGAAAGAGGCGTCAGACCACGCATCGGCGCATTCCTCTCATCCGCCGCCGAGCATGGCTCAGGCGTTGCTTCGGCTTTTGGTGCGATTATAGGACGTGACAAAACAGGCTCAAGCGGCGCTCCAGGAGGATAAGAAGGAACATTGAGACTGCCGAGCGGTTGAAGAGTGTTCGCTTGCCTTATGGGGATGACGCCCATGCCTGGTCGCCCTGCACGATCGCTTTCTCCGCTCATCTTGTCGCTTTTCGCTTCCGTGTGCTTTGCACAATCTTTGCCGGATGCGAGCTATCGCCCATTGCCCACCCGGCCTTTCGACGCGGTAAAGGCGGACGACGAGGCGAGTAAGGCCGGCGTCCAGCAGCAGCAGCGCGCATTGCTGGAAGAGCGTTACGATCTTTCTGACAAACCGATTCCCGGCCTGATGATGTCGGGCGGGCGCAAGGCGGTCCAGGGCGGCGTGCGCGTCAAGCTGCCCAAAGGCGCGACCTGGGACGGTCTCGGCACGATGGCGCCGGAGCAAATCCGGCAGAAGGGGCTCTTTCCCGCGGGCTTCCTGCCGCTTCCGCACGTCAAGCAATCAACCGGCGGGCAAGTCATACCCAAGGAGCAGATCGACGAAATCAGCCGTCAGGAGCGCCGCGACCTCAAACGCTTCGACGTCGATTTCGACCTGCCGGCGCATCTGACGCCAGAGTTTCCGCCGCCCATCTTTCTCACGACGCGCCCCGATCTTGGCGACGTCTCGCGCGGCCAGCTGCTAACGATCAGGAACCATTACAAGATGATGGTGGGGCTGCTGACGCCGGTGCAGCTCGAGGGTCTTCGCCTGCTTCTAACGCCATTTCCGCAGGAGGAATTCAATCAGACCGAAGAACGCAAGGTCGCGGAACAGTCGCTCGGCATTTCCTGCCTCGACTGTCATTCGAATTTCCACACCAACGCGGCTTTCCACCAGACGCCGGACCTTCGGCCCCAGGCCGTGCGCTTCAGGCTGGATACGGTAAGCCTGCGCGGCATGTTCAACCAGCAAATCCATGGGTCGAAGCGGTCTTTGCGCTCGGTCGAGGATTTCAGCGAATTCGAGCAGCGCACCGCCTATTTCAACGGCGATCAGGTCAGCGCCCAACGCAAGGGCGTGCATTTGCCCAACCGCGCGGATCAGGTCGCGATGATGGCGCAGATGCAGAACATCATCGACTTCCCGCCCGCGCCGAAGCTCGATCCGACCGGGCGCCTCGATCCGACGCGGGCGACGCAACAGGAGCTGGCGGGCGAGAAGCTGTTCCTGGGCAAGGGCCGATGCGCCGAATGCCATATCCCGAACCTCTCCTTCCTCGACAACAATATGCACGATTTGAAGGCTGAGCGATTCTACGAAATCGGCAAGAACATCAACGGGCTCATCGTCGTGCCGGATGGACCGATCAAGACCTTCACGCTGCGCGGGGTCAAGGATTCGCCGCCCTATCTGCACGACGGCCGGTTGCCGACCCTTGCGGATACGGTGGAATACTTCAACCTCGTGCTCGGCCTCCAGCTGACGCGCGAAGAGAAGGACAATCTGGTCGCCTATATGCTGGCGCTGTAAGCGGGGCGGCGCGTGAGTCGCCGCCCAAATTCATCGCCCGACCCGCGACCGGCCGACGTCTAACATTCCAGAAAGGCGCGCAACGCCCTCGAGCTTGCGTTGCACATACTGTCTGAACAGTGCAGTTTTAGCTTCCGTCAGCCCTGAGAACGCATAGGCGAAAGCGCCGGCGCCGGCGATTACGCCGAGCGTGACCAGCCAGTTGCCCATCGTCGCGTTTTGCAGCGCCCAGCCCGGCGCGAAGGTTTCGAGTCCGGCGCGGAGGAAAACGATGATGGGCAGATGCGTCAGATACAAGGAATAGGTGAAATTGCGAATGTCGAGCCGCGGGGCCGGCAGCGCCGCGAACAGGCGGGGCGCCGAAAATCGCGACGAGAGAAGCAGATTGGCGAAAGCGAGCGCGCAAACCACGTCGCTCGCGGTGCGCGCCGACGGGAAGGACTCGACGAGCGGCCCGCGCACCAGAAGGCGGATCGGAACGATCACAGTGATGAAGAGCGCCAGCGCCGCCCAGTAGGAGCGCATGAGCGGGCGCGGCGCCATCGCCACGACCGCGCCAGCGATCCACATGACGTAGCCCCAGAAGAAGAGGTAGGAAACGAGCGAAAAATAGCCGCAGACGAGGACGGCGAGGCAAAACCAGAAGAGCCGCGCGCGCGTCGACAGATGCGTTGCAATCGGCATCAGCAGCAGCGGGAAAGTAATATAATACCAGACCTCGACCGCGAGCGACCACAGCGGGATGTTCGTGCCGTAGGGCTCGGCCAGGATGTTTTGCAGATTGAGGAGATTGAGCGCGAAAACGTCGAAGCCGAAATGGCCGGCGAACATCGGATCGCTATAAAAACCGCCTCTCCTGAAAAGCGCGCCGCCGACGGCGTCGATCAGGAAAGTGAAGGCCAGCGCCGGAGCCAGCACGACATAGATGCGGGCGAACCGTTTCAGAAAATAAGCGTAATAGTATGACTCGCCGCTCCTCACGCCCCTGACGACCTCGCCGCCCACGAGATAGCCCGAGATCACGAAGAAGCCGACGACGGCCTTGTGGCCGACCTCCTTGTTGGAGACGAACCACCAGACATATTCGAAGAAATTATGCGGGGCGCTCATAATGTCGGCCTGCGCGAGCAGGAGGGCGGTCGCATGCATGACGACCACCGCGCCGGCGCTCATCCAACGGAAGAAGCTTATGTTGCGAGAGGCGAATGCCTCGGTCGTCGGCGTCATCGAAGATCGCTTCGCATTCAGGCCAAATGAAAAGCCCAGTGGTTCCTTTTGATCGCATCGAGGATGCGCCCCGCGGCGTCCGCCCATGACGACCCCAGCACGCGTTCGGGGTGGGCTGGCGCGAGGCCCGCTTCCCAGCGCCGGATGGCGTCGGCCAGAGCCGCCGGATCGTTCAACGCGAAATAGATGGCGCCGTCGCGGCCGATCTCTCTGAAAACGGGGATGTCGCTGCAAAAAACCGGCTTGCCGCAGCGCGACGCCTCGATCACCGGCAGTCCGAAGCCTTCTGCAAAAGAGGGGAAAACCAGAGCGGACATGTGCGCATAGAGAAAGGCGAGTTCAGCGTCGTCGACATCGTCGAACCAGAACAGCCGGCGGCCGAATTCGGGGTGGGTCGTGATGCGCGCGACAAGCCGATAATCGAACCAGCCCCGCCGCCCGACGAAGACGAGCCGCGCCGGATGGCCTTGCGCCCACAGCCGCTCGAAGGCGTCGAGCGCGACGAGATGGCCTTTTCTCGGCTCGAGCGTGCCGACGCAGAGAAAGACCGGCGCGTGGTCCTGCACGACCTTCGCGATCTTTTCTCGCGCCTTAGCGGTCGAATTGGGCGCGAAATGGGAGGCGTTGTGAAACCAGCCAATCGAGAGGCCCGGCCGGTGCGCAAGGTTCTTGTCTTCGATCAGCGCGCGGAGATCGGCGCCAGAGGCGCGAGAGATGGTGAGAACGCCGTCGGCGCTGGGCAGAATATCCCGCAGCCACGGCCCGAACAGCGCGACTGTCCGCTCATGGCAGACGGCCGGGAAAAGCTCGGGGATGACATCGTGCACGCAGACGATCACCCGCCCGCCGCCGGCGTGAACCGCGTCGAATACGCCTGCATAGGCTTGCGGGTAATTCCAGGCGTCGGCGAGGATGAGAAGCTGGTCGCCGGGTGCGACCGCGAGCTCCGTATCTCCCGCCCTGTCCTTGGCGCCGATCGGCGCCACGCATTCGAGAAGCCGGCCCTTGTCGCATCTCACCAGCAGGCAATGCGCCGGATCGGCGGCGAGGAGAGCGTTGGACAAATCCTTGGCGACCCGCTCGATCCCCGTTCCCATGTCGCGCTCGACCGTGCCTGTCACGTCGATCAGAATGCGACGCGGCTCCGCCGCCCGCGTTTCGCCAGCTTCGGCGGAAGCGGCGCCCGTCGTCGCGGGAGCGGGCGCGGCGGAGAAGAGGCGGCGCGCGAAGCCGGCCAAGGCCTCCTCGAGACGCAGCAGCGGGCGCACCACGAGCCAGCTTGCGGTATAGATGATTTCGTAACGTTCCTTCTTCAGTTGAAGGACTTCCGCGTAGAGATATTGCAGCTGATGGGCCAAGAGCCCTTCCTGCTCCGCGAGGCGGGACGAAGCGTCTTTTTCGCGGGCTTCCGCGGCGAAATCGTCATGCGTGCGCAAAAGAAACATTCTCCTGCCGCGGATGGGGCGTCATGGCGAAAGATCACACATGCCCCTGCCTGTCAAAACCGCGGTCATAGGCTCGGGCCGGCCGCCGAGCTTGACCTCCAACGCCGCTCTTGCGACCCGGGGGCTTGGAGCCCCTACTCGCGCGCATATTCGTCGCACTGTTCCCTGGAGTAGGCGCCGAGGCTCATGCAATCCCCAAAGCGGTCGCGACTGAATTCCTGGGCGAGCAGCACAGCCAGGATGACGGCGGCGGCGACATAGACGGCGACAAGCAAGGCCCCGCCGAGACGTCCCATGCGCGCCACGTCACAGGCCGGGCGGCAGTTTTTCGTAGCGTTTGCGATCGGCGTCTATCACGCGCGCGAGAGCGCTGCACTTTTGCTGATCATTCGGATTTTGGGCGACGCAGATCTGATAGGCTTCGAGCGACTGTTCGTAGGAACTGACGGCGTATTCCCTGTTCGCCGCATCCTTGACGCTTTGCGGGCTGCTGTTGCAGCCGGTCAGGCCGAACATGAGAACGGCGACGCCCAAATAGCGCATATCTCCCCTCTTTGAGTAAATTCCTAGCGCAAGGTCACCGGCCAAAATAGCCCGTTGGCCGAAATTGTCACGTTGACCGGAGTCATGCAGGCGTAGGGGATGTAGATCGCCTCTCCCCTGGCGAAGCTGCGGCCGGCATACCAGTAGTCGAAAGTCTGGCACTTGCCATTGTTCACCGCCACGCCTTCGACCTCCGCGACCGCTGGTCCGACCACGAGGCATTCGATCCAGCGATAGCCGCTGAATGTCTGCAATTCGGGCAGGAAAGCCGCCGTTTCCAACAGCCGGCAGGCGAAAGGCCCAGCTTGCGCCTTGGCGGGCGCGGACCCGACGAGGGCGATCGAGAAGAAGAGGCTGGCGCAAAAAAGCTTTACCATGGCGATGATTCCCGTCATGCCCGTCGGCTTTTTCATAAAGCATCAGGCAGAGCTTCGCATATTGCGTTTTTTGCTCGGCGGGCGAGGCGGCATTTTTTGCGAGAAAGGACATCACCCGTGGCGAGGATAGATCGGGAAGACATGGCGGCGATGGCGGCGGCGGCGGCCTTGGTCGGCGCAGCTGGCGGCGCACATCTTTGGCACGCCGGGCCAATTCTTGGTTTCCTCGCCAGCGCCGTGGCGCTTGCCGGCGTCGCCCATGTGATTGGGGAGGCGACGGATCAGGTCGGCAATCACCTCTCCCCCGCCGCCACCGGCCTCGTCCAGTCCGCCGTCGGCAGCCTGCCCGAGCTGTTCGTCTGCATTTTCTCGCTGCAAGCCGGCCTCGTCACTGTCGTGCAGGCGGCGCTGATCGGCTCGATCCTGGCCAATGTCCTGCTGGTGCTGGGCCTGGCCTTTATCGTCGGCGGCTGGCGTCACGGGGTCCTGGTCTTTGGCGTGCGCACGACGCGAATGATCGCCTCGCTGCTGTTGCTCGCGGTCTCGGCGCTGTCTCTGCCGACCCTCGCCAATGAGCTGCATCTGCCGGCGGCCGCTCATGAGCAGCCGCTGGCGGTCGTCTGCGCCGTCGTCCTGCTGCTCGTCTTCGCCATCATGACCAAGGAAATGCTCGGACCCGGCCAGCGCACCGTCCCGGCGGAGGCGCACGCACGCGCCCACGCCTGGCCGCTGTCGGTCGCAGTCGGCGTGCTTCTGGTCTGCGCCGCGGCGGCCGTGCTGGTCTCGGACTGGTTCGTCGAGGCGCTCGAGCCGGCGATGGATACGCTCGGATTCAGCCAGACTTTCGCCGGCCTCGTCGTCGTCGCCATCGCCGGCAACGCCATCGAGAACGTCGTCGGCATCCGCCTGGCGGCGGCGGGCAAGGCGGATCTCGCCGTCAGCGTCGTGCTGACGAGCGCGCTGCAAGTCGCGGTCGTGGTCGTGCCGATCCTGGTGCTCGTGAGCGTCGCGCTCGGCGGCCCGCCCTTCACCCTCGCCATCCCGACCATCCTCGCGGCCGCCATGTTTCTTTCGGTCATGGTGGTTACGGTGGTGACCGTGGACGGCGAGGCCGACATGGTCGACGGCGCGGCGCTCATCGGCCTTTATGTGATCATCGCGGCGATCTTCTGGTGGGGCTAGCTAGGAGCTCGGCCGTCCCACGGTGTCGGCCATCACCGCCCCGCGCTC
Proteins encoded in this window:
- a CDS encoding acylphosphatase, encoding MSRRVVRFFVAGRVQGVGFRAFLIREGNALGLDGWARNRADGSVEALAAGSDAAISAFLEAARRGPWGARVDRLWQTPADESELAGVDGFGMAATV
- the panC gene encoding pantoate--beta-alanine ligase: MSFEVPVVHTIEEMRAFVRAQRASGERIGLVPTMGALHAGHLSLVEAARRHADRVIATVFVNPTQFGPNEDFARYPRTLAADREKLESVAADLVFAPAVEEMYPQGFCTTVSLDGPAKADLEDRFRPAHFAGVATVVAKLLNQAQADVAVFGEKDYQQLLVIRALARDLDIPTRILGSATLRDPDGLAMSSRNVYLSAEDRARAPALHRAMSVAARRIAEGTAIRLVMAEAREAVAAAGFEIDYVEARHAETLASVAAPSDGPIRILAAARLGATRLIDNVAVP
- a CDS encoding gamma-glutamylcyclotransferase family protein, with product MPLHFAYGSNMEAAAMARRCPRSRLVGRARLPRWRFVILPSGFASVAPDPRATVHGALWDVPVSDVTALDRYEQVGQGLYAKRIIPVLREPFGSAPALVYIGAAPNQGAAWPGYLADIVAAAQALELPPAYVGSLSHLLAEQRKGPRG
- a CDS encoding Flp family type IVb pilin, with the translated sequence MNDETGAVAIEYGLIASLIAIATISAARSVGSKLSGTFARISGNLA
- a CDS encoding CAP domain-containing protein, whose product is MDQIAVICAKIGPLGLDYDPIGPAFGGNGGNVSRIETCNLNQVITGAAVLLNSSNKFVKEIDFGCRSPYNGSYRSIIVGSPASIFPDHYQLCRNGEAITGIQGRAGLFIDAIGMICGALPEIAPSTPEPPPEQCAGLKEDPAPNQWVDMLRAHNERRAQHCVAPLKWSAELAQQAQAYAEKCRLGVHGSTGENLAAAWKEVNGAPVLPALTDREAFETTWYCENKNYDFNNPVFKGGSTSECKDVNGHFTQVVWKDSCQLGCGRADCDITDSNGIVHNGTQWVCRYLPAGNVNVTNVDVLKDQVRPGTCK
- the eutB gene encoding ethanolamine ammonia-lyase subunit EutB — its product is MRGLTPLSKIAIPDPRPIETFEATLFDRKFVFKGLKRLLGAADYDKAGDRLAGLAATSDLEREAARRILSSLTLQHIYNSPLDDGDGDGVVDEVMRVNYDIDLTVFREIASLTVGAAKDAILGGDAAVVKRLGQGVTGVMAAAIAKIMDVHELIYASKKLSCSATARTTVGLPNTLSSRLQPNDPTDDLDAIALLIHTGLSLGAGDALIGVNPAIDTVENTTRLLTHIDAVRRHAGAPTQICVLSHIRTQLACLENGAPVEIMFQSLAGTERTLSEEFDCTIALLDHAYTVMSERGALGRDARQFMYFETGQGSEVTYGKHNGVDMTTAEALCYGLARRYDPFMVNNVTGFIGPETHRTNMEMILSNLQDHFMGKLLGLPMGMAPCYTLHSEITTEGQQVATALLTAAGANYFMDVYLGVDRMLAYFDTSGHDDQTLREIFERTTAPEFAIWAVDRGIFQRDETGALRRGPNWGDPRIFSDGRAFERRCKKLPAAYGWDNAGARPSNDVSRRTRANLALGRESIYAELSEEKLGPITLRRIDTAAATKLEHLNNPELGATLDARALAMLTPEGRDVQILISDGLSAEAIHHNIPRLLPPLLSELSRAKVTVGEPFLARNGRVKLAEAIGNALKPQLVVTLIGERPGGDGMASRSMSAYLAFRVEPEDPARSNKAARYEYTVISNIYQQGTPPEDAAVIIFDKIRQILTHRAAGNRLESMIQKTK
- a CDS encoding cytochrome B6; protein product: MPGRPARSLSPLILSLFASVCFAQSLPDASYRPLPTRPFDAVKADDEASKAGVQQQQRALLEERYDLSDKPIPGLMMSGGRKAVQGGVRVKLPKGATWDGLGTMAPEQIRQKGLFPAGFLPLPHVKQSTGGQVIPKEQIDEISRQERRDLKRFDVDFDLPAHLTPEFPPPIFLTTRPDLGDVSRGQLLTIRNHYKMMVGLLTPVQLEGLRLLLTPFPQEEFNQTEERKVAEQSLGISCLDCHSNFHTNAAFHQTPDLRPQAVRFRLDTVSLRGMFNQQIHGSKRSLRSVEDFSEFEQRTAYFNGDQVSAQRKGVHLPNRADQVAMMAQMQNIIDFPPAPKLDPTGRLDPTRATQQELAGEKLFLGKGRCAECHIPNLSFLDNNMHDLKAERFYEIGKNINGLIVVPDGPIKTFTLRGVKDSPPYLHDGRLPTLADTVEYFNLVLGLQLTREEKDNLVAYMLAL
- a CDS encoding acyltransferase family protein; translation: MTPTTEAFASRNISFFRWMSAGAVVVMHATALLLAQADIMSAPHNFFEYVWWFVSNKEVGHKAVVGFFVISGYLVGGEVVRGVRSGESYYYAYFLKRFARIYVVLAPALAFTFLIDAVGGALFRRGGFYSDPMFAGHFGFDVFALNLLNLQNILAEPYGTNIPLWSLAVEVWYYITFPLLLMPIATHLSTRARLFWFCLAVLVCGYFSLVSYLFFWGYVMWIAGAVVAMAPRPLMRSYWAALALFITVIVPIRLLVRGPLVESFPSARTASDVVCALAFANLLLSSRFSAPRLFAALPAPRLDIRNFTYSLYLTHLPIIVFLRAGLETFAPGWALQNATMGNWLVTLGVIAGAGAFAYAFSGLTEAKTALFRQYVQRKLEGVARLSGMLDVGRSRVGR